GTCCTCGTGCATGCCCGGATCCAGCTCCAGGCCGTATGCCGTGGCCAGGCGGTCCGCCGTCGCTTCGGGTCCCCAGACCGGGATCCGGCCGCGGTCCCAGCCACCGGGCTTCCAGTGCACCGCGACGTGCAGTCCGCACAGGTCCATGCAGTGATCCGGGTGCAGGTGACTCAGGAAGATCGCGTCGATGTCCTCGAGATCCGTGTACCGCTGGAGCGAGCCGAGGGCGCCGCTGCCGAGGTCCAGGATGATCTTCCAGCGGCGTCCACCGCTGTCTGCGGTCAGGAGATAGCACGACGCCGGCGAACCGGGCCCGGGGAAACTCCCCGTGCAGCCCACGATGGTCAGCTTCATCCCTGTCCCCCGTCCGCCGTGGCCTTCGCCACGAAGTGGGAGATGCGCGGCTGCCGGGCCGCCGCCCGTGCCGCCTCCAGCATCTCCGGTGTGATCTTCGCCAGGCTTCCGGTGGGATAGCTCGCCGAGACATGATCCACATGCTCCACGCTGACCACCTCCGGTCCGAGGAATCGACGGGCCAGTTTCCCGAACCCGTCGGCGTCACCCGTCGCGACGAAATGGTGCTTCGGAGTGGCCGGGTCCTGGCGTTCCAGACCGTGCCTGATGAGTGAACGGTACACGTCCTTGGCCGTCTCCTCGGCACTGGAGACCAAGGTGACGTCCTCCCCCATCACGTAGGAGATGACGCCGGTGAGCAAGGGGTAGTGCGTGCACCCGAGCACCAGCGTGTCCACGCCTGCGGCCTTGAGCGGAGCCAGGTAATCCTCCGCGAGCGCCAGAAGCTCCGGCCCCGTCGTGATGCCCTCCTCCACGTACGGCACGAACTCGGGACAGGCCACCGAGAGGACCTCCAGGTCAGGGGCCGCCGCGAAAGTGTCCTCGTACGCCCGGGACCCCACCGTGGCGGAGGTCCCGATCACGCCGATCCGCCCGTTCCGGGTCGAGGAGACCGCCCGGCGCACCGCGGGCTGGATGACTTCGATCACGGGGATGCCGTAGCGGGCCTCATAGCGTTCGCGGGCATCGCGGAGCACGGCCGCCGACGCCGTGTTACAGGCGATGGTGAGGAGTTTCACGCCCGAGTCGACGAGTTCGTCCATGATGCCGAGGGCGTTGGCCCGCACCTCCGCGATCGGCAGAGGGCCGTAGGGGCCGTTGGCGGTGTCCCCGACATACAGCACGGCTTCGGTGGGCAGCTGGTCGATCACGGACCGTGCCACGGTCAGACCCCCGACACCCGAGTCGAAGATCCCGATCGGACGCTCGGAGCGTGGCAGCTGCGTGGCCTCGTTCGCGGCCGACAGCAGCTGCTCGGAACCCGGCAGACTCATGCGCGGCCCTCCCCCTCGCCCTTCTTCCCGGCCCGGGACGAGCCGGCATCCAGGCTGTAGCTGAGGGCCTGGACCAGGGAGTCCTGAAGCCAGGTCACGAAGTTGTAGACCACGGAGAGGTAGGTCTCCAAGTCATCGGCGTCCGACCACTCCTGCATGGCGTGGACCGCCTCGGCGTCATCCTGGGTGCGGATGCCGAGGCGTTCGCTCACCACCAGGCGCACGTCGTTCAGGGCCATGGCGAAGTTCCGGGCCTGGTTCTCATCCAGGTGAAGCTCATTGCTTTCGAGCGCCAGGGAGGCCGCACGCAGCGCGCCGATCTTGCTCTCCCGCAGCGAACGCTCGGTGAAGCGGCGGAATTCGAGGGCGGCCTCGTCGTCGTCCTTCACGCCGTCCGGGAGGAGGCGGCGCAGCGCGGCATCCGACGGAGGGGCGATGTGGGGGTCGAAGCCGACCAGCGCCACCAGCGGATCCTCGGAGTCCAGGGCCTCGGGCTCCAGCATGCTGATGACGTCGGAGAACAGCTTCCGCAGGAGTTCCCGTTCCTCTTCCTCGAGGAAACCGGTGATGCCCCGGCTGCCCGGCACGAATGTCTTAGCCATGCTGTCCCTTTCCACCGGCGCCGGCTCGTTCCACGGTGGCCCAGAGGCCGTACCCGTGCATCGCCACCACGTGCTGTTCCATGCGCTCCCGGCCCCCGTGGGCCACGATCGAGCGGCCTTTGCGGTGGACTTCCATCATGAGCCGGTCGGCCTTCTTCTGGGAGTAACCGAAGTAGCTCCGGAACACGTAGCTGACATAGCTCATGAGGTTCACGGGATCATTCCAGACCACCAGATTCCACGGGGTGTCCGTGAGCGTCCGTTCCTCCAGGCCCTGCTCCTCACGGACCTCCGGGTCCGTCAGGGCGGCAAGCCGCACCTCTGCCGTGGCTGTGGGATTCATTAGTCCATTCTAGGCAGTGTCCGGGACCCACCGTGTCCCCGGCGGGTCGCCCGGCGCCGGGCGCGGAATGGACCAGCGCCGGATCACGGCGTGGGGATAAAGTGTGATGCGTGAGTACACCCTGGCAGCAACCCCGCGCTTCGCTGTATACCGACCACTACGAGCTCACCATGGTGCAGGCGGCTCTGGAGTCAGGCGCCGCCCAGCGGCGCTCCGTCTTCGAGGTCTTCGCCCGTCGCCTTCCGGACGGCCGCCGTTACGGCGTCGTCGCGGGCACGGGCCGTCTCCTGGAGGGCATCCGGAACTTCCGTTTCGGGCCCGAGGAACTCGACTTCCTCCGCAGCACCGGCGTGGTGAATGAGAAGACCCTGGCCTTCCTCGCGTCCTACCGTTTCACGGGCGACATCTGGGGCTACCCCGAAGGCGAGCTGTACTTCCCCAACTCCCCGCTGCTGGTGATCGAGTCGACGTTCGCCGAGGCGTGCATCCTCGAGACCTACGTCCTCTCGGTCCTCAACCATGACAGCGCCATCGCCTCGGCGGCGTCCCGGATGGCGCTGGCCGCCCGGGGCCGCCCGTGCATCGAGATGGGCTCCCGCCGCACGCACGAGGAGTCCGCCGTCGCGGCCGCCCGTGCCGCCATCATCTCCGGCTTCGTCAGCACCTCCAACCTGGAAGCCGGTCTGCGCTACGGTCTGAAGACCTTCGGCTCCGCCGCGCACTCCTTCACCCTGCTGCACGACACCGAACGCGATGCGTTCACCGCGCAGCTCAGCTCGCTGGGCCCGGAGACGTCTCTCCTGGTGGATACCTACGACGTCGAGACCGCCGTCCGCACGGCCGTCGACCTGGCCGGGGACAAGCTGGGCGCGGTGCGCCTGGACTCCGGCGACCTGGTGGCGCAGGCGCAATGGGTGCGTCAGCTCCTGGACGAGCTCGGCGCCGTGAACACGCGGATCGTGGTCACGAGCGACCTGGACGAGTACGCCATCGCCGCCCTGCAGTCCGCCCCGGTGGACTCCTACGGTGTAGGCACCTCGCTGGTCACGGGCAGCGGCGCCCCGACCGCGGGCATGGTCTACAAGCTCGTCAGCCGCACCAACGACGACGGCGAGTTCGTCTCCGTCGCCAAGGCCGCCAAGAACAAGGCGAGCGTCGGCGGCCGCAAGTACGCGCTGCGACGGCTCAACGAGCGGGGCACGGCCACCGCGGAACTCGTGGGCATCGGCCACGAGCCCGAGAACGACGGCAACGACCGGCCGCTCCTCGTGCAGTTCGTGGCGGGCGGAGAGGTCCTCCCCGGCTGGACGGGCCCCGAGGCGGTGACGCGCGCCCGCGAACGGCATGCCGCGTCCCTGGCCGAGATGCCGCCGGCGGTGAACAGGCTCCAGCGAGGAGAACCGGTCATTCCCACCCTCTACGAGGAGGCACCATGAGCAAAGCCCTGATCATCGTGGATGTGCAGAACGACTTCTGCGAAGGAGGATCGCTGGCCGTCGAGGGCGGAGCCGCCCTGGCCGCGGCCATCAGCGAATACCTGGACGATCACGGCCATCTGTACGACCATGTCGTGGCAACCCAGGACTGGCATGTCGATCCGGGCAGCCACTTCTCCGACGAGCCGGACTACCAGGACACCTGGCCGCGCCACTGCGTCGCCGGGACGAGCGGCGCGGAACTCCATCACGACCTGGACCAGGAGTTCATCGAAGCGATCTTCCGCAAGGGCCGCTTCGCCGCCGCCTATTCCGGCTTCGAGGGGCTGCTCGCCCCTGAGGACGCCGTGTCCACCGGGGACCGCCAGCCCGGCGCGCTGCCCTCGGAAGACGAGGACGGCGAGTCCCTGGACGAATGGCTCCAGGAACGCGATGTCGAGGACATCGTGGTGGTCGGGATCGCCACGGATCACTGCGTCCGCGCGACCGCCCTCGACGGCGTCCAGGCCGGTTACGCCGTCACGGTCCTCCGCGAGCTGACCGCCGCGGTGGCGGATGACCCGGAGCCGACCTTTGACGAGCTCGAGGAGTCCGGCGTCGCCATCGCCTGATCCGGCGTTGCGTGGGGGCCGGCCTCCGGGCCGGCCCACGGCGTGTCCCGTGAAGCGCCGCCCGTCGTTCGACGGCGTGGGCCACGCGGCGAGGTCCACGCGGCGAGGGACAATGAGGCATGGCTGAGAAGCGCGCATCACAGGTCCCCTCCGCCTATGAGGTCCTGGCCGTCCTGGAATTCATCGGCACTCAGCCTGCGCCGGTGCAGGCCTCGACCATTGCGCGGGAGCTGAAGCTTCCGCGTTCCACCACGTATCACCTCCTCACGGCCCTGGTCAGCGAAGGCTTCGTCACGCACCTCCCAGAGGAGCGGCGCTATGCCCTCGGAGCGGTGGCGCACGAGCTCGGCACGGGCTATGCGCGCCAGGTGCCGTTGCAGCGTCTGGCCATCCATCCGATGGCGGGCCTGGTGAAGAAATCACGGAACACGGCCCACCTCACCGCCATGCGGGGCCGCGAAGTGATCTACCTGATCGAGCAGCAGGCTCCGCGCAAACCGTCGTTGGTCACCCACGAAGCCGTCCGGCTTCCCGCCCATCTGACGGCCAGTGGACGAGCCATGCTCGCCTGGATGCCGGAGGCTCAGGTCGCCGCCATCTATGCGGGTGAAACCGTCCTCTCCCGGCGCACCGACCACGGCCCGGCGACCGTGGACGAACTGATCGCCCTGCTGAGTTCCATGCGGACGGCCGGGTTCGCCTGGGAATGCGAAGAAGTGACGCGAGGTCTGTTCTCCGTGGCGGCGCCGGTCTTCGACCGCTCCGCTCATCCCATCGCCAGCGTCGCGCTGACGGTCCGCGCTGAGGACATCGCGGCACCGGAACCCGAAACCGCCGTGGATTCCGCACTCCCCTCAGAAGTCCGGGCCCTGGGTGCGAAGTACGCCAAAGCCGTCAGGGACTGCGCCCACGAACTGACCAGACGCCTGGGGACGGCGCGTTCCACCGACCGCTAAAGTCTCAGATCCGAGACACGTGTTCCCGCGGACAGCGCCCGTGGGGCCGCCGCGTCGCGTTCAATGGAGTATGACCTGGATCACGCCAGAGAGGGCGGGCCGGGTCCTTCCCCTCGGACAGCCCGGGGAAAAGCCCTCGGCCAGGGCATCGCGACGC
The nucleotide sequence above comes from Arthrobacter woluwensis. Encoded proteins:
- the murI gene encoding glutamate racemase, translated to MSLPGSEQLLSAANEATQLPRSERPIGIFDSGVGGLTVARSVIDQLPTEAVLYVGDTANGPYGPLPIAEVRANALGIMDELVDSGVKLLTIACNTASAAVLRDARERYEARYGIPVIEVIQPAVRRAVSSTRNGRIGVIGTSATVGSRAYEDTFAAAPDLEVLSVACPEFVPYVEEGITTGPELLALAEDYLAPLKAAGVDTLVLGCTHYPLLTGVISYVMGEDVTLVSSAEETAKDVYRSLIRHGLERQDPATPKHHFVATGDADGFGKLARRFLGPEVVSVEHVDHVSASYPTGSLAKITPEMLEAARAAARQPRISHFVAKATADGGQG
- a CDS encoding DUF2017 domain-containing protein, with the translated sequence MAKTFVPGSRGITGFLEEEERELLRKLFSDVISMLEPEALDSEDPLVALVGFDPHIAPPSDAALRRLLPDGVKDDDEAALEFRRFTERSLRESKIGALRAASLALESNELHLDENQARNFAMALNDVRLVVSERLGIRTQDDAEAVHAMQEWSDADDLETYLSVVYNFVTWLQDSLVQALSYSLDAGSSRAGKKGEGEGRA
- a CDS encoding IclR family transcriptional regulator, producing MAEKRASQVPSAYEVLAVLEFIGTQPAPVQASTIARELKLPRSTTYHLLTALVSEGFVTHLPEERRYALGAVAHELGTGYARQVPLQRLAIHPMAGLVKKSRNTAHLTAMRGREVIYLIEQQAPRKPSLVTHEAVRLPAHLTASGRAMLAWMPEAQVAAIYAGETVLSRRTDHGPATVDELIALLSSMRTAGFAWECEEVTRGLFSVAAPVFDRSAHPIASVALTVRAEDIAAPEPETAVDSALPSEVRALGAKYAKAVRDCAHELTRRLGTARSTDR
- a CDS encoding isochorismatase family protein → MSKALIIVDVQNDFCEGGSLAVEGGAALAAAISEYLDDHGHLYDHVVATQDWHVDPGSHFSDEPDYQDTWPRHCVAGTSGAELHHDLDQEFIEAIFRKGRFAAAYSGFEGLLAPEDAVSTGDRQPGALPSEDEDGESLDEWLQERDVEDIVVVGIATDHCVRATALDGVQAGYAVTVLRELTAAVADDPEPTFDELEESGVAIA
- the clpS gene encoding ATP-dependent Clp protease adapter ClpS, translated to MNPTATAEVRLAALTDPEVREEQGLEERTLTDTPWNLVVWNDPVNLMSYVSYVFRSYFGYSQKKADRLMMEVHRKGRSIVAHGGRERMEQHVVAMHGYGLWATVERAGAGGKGQHG
- a CDS encoding nicotinate phosphoribosyltransferase; translated protein: MSTPWQQPRASLYTDHYELTMVQAALESGAAQRRSVFEVFARRLPDGRRYGVVAGTGRLLEGIRNFRFGPEELDFLRSTGVVNEKTLAFLASYRFTGDIWGYPEGELYFPNSPLLVIESTFAEACILETYVLSVLNHDSAIASAASRMALAARGRPCIEMGSRRTHEESAVAAARAAIISGFVSTSNLEAGLRYGLKTFGSAAHSFTLLHDTERDAFTAQLSSLGPETSLLVDTYDVETAVRTAVDLAGDKLGAVRLDSGDLVAQAQWVRQLLDELGAVNTRIVVTSDLDEYAIAALQSAPVDSYGVGTSLVTGSGAPTAGMVYKLVSRTNDDGEFVSVAKAAKNKASVGGRKYALRRLNERGTATAELVGIGHEPENDGNDRPLLVQFVAGGEVLPGWTGPEAVTRARERHAASLAEMPPAVNRLQRGEPVIPTLYEEAP